Within the Maridesulfovibrio bastinii DSM 16055 genome, the region CCGAATTTGCAATTGAGTTGTTGTTTACTACTAATGCCATAAAAACCTCCATGTAAATGCGTACATCCTTGCACACGAAGAAGAATGACCAATTCAATCCTTCTTTCATCTATTTATACGAAGGTAGTTGTGAAAACGTTTATGTTGATTTTCTATTTTTTATGCGCAGTATTTTTTCCTCTTAACTGTTTTGCGTGATTTCTTAATGTTTCTTAATGTTATTAACCTTTTTTTATATTAAACAGTTTTGCTTATTCCTTCTGAACATATATAGGTCATATAGGAGATTAAACTATGAATAAAATCTTATTGATTGATGATGACCCGGAACTGGGTGAACTTCTGAGTTCTTACCTTGGTGATGAGGGATATGACCTTGAATCATGTTGTACTGCCCAGAGTGGATTGAAAGCTTTTAAAAAGGGAGACCATGATCTTGTGATACTGGATATTATTCTTCCTGACTTAAGTGGACTGAATGTTCTTGGTAAAATTAGGGCGGAATCAAGTGTTCCAGTATTAATGTTAACCGGAAAAGGTGAAGAGGTTGACCGTGTTGTCGGGCTTGAAATGGGAGCCGATGACTATATCTGCAAACCTTTCCCCTTGCGTGAATTGTTAGCCCGAATGAGAGCAGCGCTTCGCAGGGCATTTCCACCACCATTAACTGAAGATCCTTCAGTCCCACCTTTGAAAGGGCAGTTGAGAATCGGAAATATTATCGTAAATCTCGATACTCGCAGTGTTCTTGTTAATGGTGAACCAACTCATTTTACTGCAGCGGAGTATTGTATAATAGAATTGCTTGCCACTAATTGCGGTAAACTTGTTGAAAGAGAAAAATTGATGGAATCAGCACTTGGTCGAAGTGCTGACTTTGACGACTATGTTCTCAATGTCCATATGAGCAACTTAAGAAGAAAGGCCGGTAGTTCTGTAAGTATTAAAACTATCAGAGGACGCGGATATATGATGACCGCCAGAAATCAGGCTGAAGCATGATTAATATGTTCAAGTTTGGATTAGTAATAACTATTCTTATTTATTTAAGTTTTGCTGCAATACCTTGCCGGGCAGCAGGTTCAGATTCTGATTCCAGACTTGAAGATCTTAATCTTGAAGAACTGATGGATGTTGAGGTGGTTTCGCCTTCCAGAAGAAAACAGTCACTTGAAAATATTGCCGGATCTTACACTATCCTCACGGAAGAGGATATCCGGCGTAGTGGAGCGAAAAGTATTCCCGAAGCTTTGCAAACAGTTCCTGGAGTGATTGTAACAAGAACAGATACTGACAAATGGGCAATTGGAATACGTGGATTTAAAGGTGTTTTTAATAGTAAGCAATTAATATTAATTGATAACCGCCCAATAACTTCACCATATTTTGCAGAGGTCCTATGGGGAACTCAAGGTCTGCCTATAGAGATGGTAAAGCAGATAGAGGTGATTCGCGGTCCATGGACGAGCTTATGGGGAGCT harbors:
- a CDS encoding response regulator transcription factor encodes the protein MNKILLIDDDPELGELLSSYLGDEGYDLESCCTAQSGLKAFKKGDHDLVILDIILPDLSGLNVLGKIRAESSVPVLMLTGKGEEVDRVVGLEMGADDYICKPFPLRELLARMRAALRRAFPPPLTEDPSVPPLKGQLRIGNIIVNLDTRSVLVNGEPTHFTAAEYCIIELLATNCGKLVEREKLMESALGRSADFDDYVLNVHMSNLRRKAGSSVSIKTIRGRGYMMTARNQAEA